From Pseudomonadota bacterium:
GTGCTGTCATTCTCTCCAGGCATACCGATGACCAATTGAGTAATCGTGTATACCCCTGCTTCTGCACAAATTTTCAATGCCTTATAATTTTTTTCTTTAGTGGCATTTTTGTCCATAACATTTAAAATTTTATCACTTCCACTTTCAACACCAAAGTATATGGCCGTTAAGCCTACCTCTTTAAGCCGCCTGATTATTGTTGAGTCACGTTGTATTCCTCCATTAAATGTTTGATCGTTGCAATTACATTTTGCACAGGAATAACCCTGTACCCTTTTATCCAGCGATGGCAAAAGGTACATCTATTTATACAGCCCTTAGATGTAAAAATTGTTGCCATCCTTTTATCACGACGGCAAGGTTCATGGGAGCGGGGATCATAAGCAAAATCATACCTTGTCATCGGATCTATCAGATACTGATTGATATTGGAGTACTTATCCAGCAACTCATAATTGGGCTGATGTTCTATGTCTGCATCGCTGGACGCTTTCCTGTATCCTGTAAATTGAGCGTCCCCTCTATGGTCCAAAAAGGCGATTCCCTTGATGTCGTATAATTCCCTGCTTATCGTCTTAAAATCACCATATTTTTCCCAATGTCTGACAAGATCCAACAGCGTTTCCTCTCCCTTGCCTATAACACACACATCTACTTGACATTTCCGAAGAATAACCTCATGGGCGGCAGCCAGATTCCCCCCAAGAATAATCTGCGTATGGGGGGAAACCTTTTTTATGAGATTAACCAGTTTTTTCGTATATAGGTAACTGGTCGACACCACAGCACTTATACCAACAATATCGAATTGCTCCTTCATAAAATATTTTGAAAGCTCATCAACCGAAGGTCTTTGGGCATCGATATCGTAGAACTTCGGGTCATAGCCGCCCTTAATCAGGAAGCCGCACAAGCTTGTGCACGCAACCGGAGGATATGGATCGGGCACAGAACGGATCGGTATATTGCATAGTAAAATTTTCATATTCTGATCGCCTTATGCCCTTCGGAAAACATTGTGATAAATCGTTCGAGCCATCCTTTTCAAATGGAAATTTGACAGCAATATCTTTGCATACTGTTCAAATCTCGTTTTTCGTAAATGAGAATATGTTTCCTTGTAATTATTTCCCAAGTCAACATCGGTTACATCACTGTCATTGTACTTAAAAATACCAAACATATGGATGACTTCTGCGGGACCATGAATTATGCTTCTCAGGCCCGATAACGCGCAATAATGCAGGAAACTCCTGGGGACAAAGTAATACGTATGTGCATTCTGGAGTTGACCCATGTTAAAATTCAGAATATTCGGGACGGCAATATATATTAATCCGTCTCGTTTCAGGTTTTTATAAATGCCCTTGAGAGAGTTTACCGGATTCATTAAATGTTCGAGAACATGATTTATAATAATTATATCGTATGTCCCTTCTATGGCAGAAACGTTGCCTTCAGCCATATTAATTCCATGTTCCATTCCCAGAGAAACAAGGCTTGGACTGTAATCAATCCCTAAAACATGCGCACCTCTTTTGATAAAGGGCAGGAGGTTCCAGCCACCCCCTGCACCTATTTCAAGAACAGAGCAATCAGAGTCGATTGCTTTAATTTTACTTATTTCATCAAATATATGCTGCCCTGTCTCTTCAATATATTTACTTTCATACATATGGAGGTAAGCCTCTGACTCATAACATTTCCTGTATAAATCCGATGAGTAAAAATTGGCATATTCCTTTTGTGTCATACGCG
This genomic window contains:
- a CDS encoding cobalamin-dependent protein (Presence of a B(12) (cobalamin)-binding domain implies dependence on cobalamin itself, in one of its several forms, or in some unusual lineages, dependence on a cobalamin-like analog.), whose product is MKILLCNIPIRSVPDPYPPVACTSLCGFLIKGGYDPKFYDIDAQRPSVDELSKYFMKEQFDIVGISAVVSTSYLYTKKLVNLIKKVSPHTQIILGGNLAAAHEVILRKCQVDVCVIGKGEETLLDLVRHWEKYGDFKTISRELYDIKGIAFLDHRGDAQFTGYRKASSDADIEHQPNYELLDKYSNINQYLIDPMTRYDFAYDPRSHEPCRRDKRMATIFTSKGCINRCTFCHRWIKGYRVIPVQNVIATIKHLMEEYNVTQQ
- a CDS encoding class I SAM-dependent methyltransferase, with amino-acid sequence MVGSKTITHITIEKKVFSFRQFHSPVKPYVNLTDAQRKLAKEFNQEAEDGRIEFESVPCLCGSTTFDLIASVDKFSMLQQTVLCIKCGLIQSNPRMTQKEYANFYSSDLYRKCYESEAYLHMYESKYIEETGQHIFDEISKIKAIDSDCSVLEIGAGGGWNLLPFIKRGAHVLGIDYSPSLVSLGMEHGINMAEGNVSAIEGTYDIIIINHVLEHLMNPVNSLKGIYKNLKRDGLIYIAVPNILNFNMGQLQNAHTYYFVPRSFLHYCALSGLRSIIHGPAEVIHMFGIFKYNDSDVTDVDLGNNYKETYSHLRKTRFEQYAKILLSNFHLKRMARTIYHNVFRRA